The following proteins are co-located in the Brevibacillus laterosporus DSM 25 genome:
- the efeO gene encoding iron uptake system protein EfeO translates to MKKSIFTLSTIFVVSASLLGCTQQSQPTQADKPVAQTDATQKVEEKKDALKSVTEAYRTYSIDQIDQFVVSTEKFVTAVKTGDLETAKKLYAPSRMYYERIEPIAESLGDLDPKIDARDGDVPKEEWGGFHKIEQGLWVDKTTKGYEKVADQLLNDVKLLRAKVETVEVIPELLVTGAVDLLNEVSSSKVTGEEERYSHTDLYDFAANVEGAQKIYELLQPALVTRDQKVSDEIKKRFDDVFGLLAPFKQGEEYASYTELKPDQVKKLSQAIDALAEPLSKIGVVLEG, encoded by the coding sequence ATGAAAAAGTCTATTTTTACTCTATCAACAATATTTGTAGTGAGTGCATCACTTCTTGGATGCACGCAACAATCCCAGCCAACACAGGCAGATAAGCCGGTTGCCCAAACAGATGCTACACAAAAGGTAGAAGAAAAAAAGGATGCTTTAAAAAGTGTAACTGAAGCATATCGAACATATTCTATTGATCAAATCGATCAATTTGTGGTTTCTACTGAAAAATTCGTTACTGCTGTAAAAACAGGAGATTTGGAAACAGCGAAGAAATTATACGCTCCGTCTCGCATGTACTACGAGCGCATTGAACCAATTGCAGAATCCTTGGGAGACTTGGACCCTAAAATTGACGCTCGTGACGGTGACGTACCAAAAGAAGAATGGGGCGGCTTCCATAAGATAGAGCAAGGACTATGGGTAGACAAAACGACAAAAGGCTATGAAAAAGTGGCTGATCAGTTGCTTAATGATGTGAAGTTATTGCGTGCCAAAGTGGAAACAGTAGAAGTAATACCAGAGCTTTTAGTGACAGGTGCGGTTGATTTGTTAAACGAGGTATCATCCTCCAAGGTAACAGGTGAAGAGGAGCGCTACTCTCACACCGACTTGTATGACTTTGCTGCCAATGTAGAAGGGGCGCAAAAAATTTATGAGCTACTTCAACCTGCCTTGGTAACAAGGGATCAGAAAGTATCAGATGAGATCAAAAAGCGCTTTGATGATGTATTTGGACTATTAGCACCTTTCAAACAAGGTGAAGAGTATGCTTCTTATACCGAACTAAAACCAGATCAAGTCAAAAAACTTAGCCAAGCGATTGATGCACTAGCCGAGCCACTGTCTAAAATTGGTGTTGTGCTGGAGGGATAG
- the efeB gene encoding iron uptake transporter deferrochelatase/peroxidase subunit encodes MKEEREKKHHEQQQNTTSDQNETKLSRRDMLKMVGVGGLGLLVGASGMGGVIAAANHLQGDSAKTKNKSGSMKDDIVPFYGEYQAGITTEVQNFVYVAAFDLVTTKRSDVIALFKNWTKATENMTQGLPVEDTKTSQYLPPVDTGEAEGLAASQLTITFGVSAQFFVKDGIDRFGIKAKRPQALIELPHFAQDALQPEWMGGDIVVQVCADDQQVAFHALRNLIRRARGVATMRWNQAGFQRTKQADVKGETVRNLFGFKDGTGNPNVKDPAQLNQHVWVQPNDGPDWMVGGSYMVYRRIQMRLEVWDRTNLSDQELTFGRHRASGAPLGGTDEFEPLQPEKLPDVSHARIAHGDGSIKILRRSYSYADGMDGKTGTLNAGLLFLCYQRDPIKQFIPMQHRLAKNDKLNEYIVHRGSGLFACFPGVKKGSYIGEGLFR; translated from the coding sequence ATGAAAGAAGAACGTGAGAAAAAACACCACGAGCAACAGCAGAACACAACTTCTGATCAGAATGAGACGAAGCTTTCTCGCCGAGACATGCTTAAAATGGTAGGGGTTGGAGGACTTGGACTTTTAGTTGGAGCAAGTGGAATGGGCGGTGTCATTGCTGCAGCTAACCATTTGCAAGGTGACTCGGCCAAGACAAAAAACAAATCAGGTAGTATGAAAGATGATATTGTCCCCTTTTACGGGGAATATCAGGCAGGCATTACTACAGAGGTTCAAAACTTTGTATATGTAGCAGCCTTTGACTTAGTTACAACCAAACGCTCTGATGTAATAGCCCTTTTTAAAAATTGGACAAAAGCTACAGAAAACATGACACAAGGTCTGCCAGTGGAGGATACGAAGACAAGTCAGTATCTCCCTCCGGTGGATACGGGGGAAGCAGAAGGACTTGCTGCTTCCCAGCTTACCATTACGTTTGGCGTAAGCGCTCAGTTTTTTGTGAAGGACGGTATAGATCGTTTTGGGATTAAAGCGAAACGTCCGCAAGCTTTAATCGAACTACCACATTTCGCACAGGATGCTCTTCAGCCGGAATGGATGGGTGGAGATATTGTTGTACAGGTATGTGCAGATGATCAACAGGTGGCGTTTCATGCGTTGCGCAATCTCATAAGACGAGCGAGAGGTGTCGCTACCATGCGTTGGAACCAAGCGGGTTTCCAACGTACCAAGCAGGCTGATGTAAAGGGTGAAACGGTGCGTAATCTGTTTGGTTTTAAAGATGGCACAGGCAATCCTAATGTGAAAGACCCAGCACAGCTTAATCAACATGTTTGGGTACAGCCTAATGACGGACCAGATTGGATGGTAGGCGGTTCCTATATGGTTTATCGCCGCATTCAGATGCGTCTTGAAGTTTGGGATCGAACCAATTTGAGTGATCAAGAACTGACATTTGGTCGACATCGAGCTAGTGGTGCCCCTTTAGGAGGGACAGACGAGTTTGAACCACTACAGCCAGAGAAATTACCAGATGTGTCCCATGCCAGAATTGCGCATGGAGATGGTTCCATCAAAATTTTACGCAGATCCTATTCATATGCAGATGGTATGGATGGCAAAACGGGAACTCTCAACGCTGGTCTACTGTTTTTATGCTACCAGAGAGACCCGATTAAACAATTTATCCCTATGCAGCACCGTTTGGCGAAGAATGATAAATTAAACGAGTATATTGTTCATCGCGGAAGTGGTTTGTTTGCTTGCTTCCCTGGGGTAAAAAAGGGAAGCTATATAGGTGAGGGCTTGTTCCGGTAA
- a CDS encoding FTR1 family iron permease: MWFSKSKQRIMAMLMVAAFLVAASMPVWATEATDRLFVTMSDAFLKLKEQDWAHVETTITTFAGEWAKERTDIPQAKEVDNAIAYVQAELQKETKDDKAIYAGLQQLSKSLRTYEETIAPPKKEENQQKLKDVLAQLEKWQKDVNQQSQPEMLKAYQSLDRNWTRAELIVRNKSIMAYGDIEKQMAFVRIALNAEPLDLKKVAEKMDGLHQSIQAFLDGKTSGEAPAEGTYSVQSLLDLLSTSISAIGANDNATAIDTLNQFLTIWPLVEGEIMTRAPSLYAKVENEIPLAISELSSKVPKTSQATDRLAQLQIDLAPYVSSGSYHMWDAAVILLREGFEALIIVAALLSFLKKTNHAHQQKWIWAGVGVGIICSGLLAVGIQIFFSQATAGASREYLEGVFGIAAVVMMVLVGNWLHNKSNIQNWNVYLKGQVESAVAKGGLWAMATVSFLAIFREGAETVIFYIGLAPSITMKELLAGIALALAILVVVGFVLIRYSVKLPIRLFFTTATVVIYALAFKIVGVSVHALQITKSLPVHPISQVPLWEGIGLFPTMETVLSQGILLIIVLGVFIWTHKRAKKPVIPA; the protein is encoded by the coding sequence ATGTGGTTTTCTAAGAGTAAACAGCGTATCATGGCCATGTTGATGGTGGCTGCTTTTTTGGTAGCGGCAAGTATGCCGGTCTGGGCTACAGAAGCGACAGATCGTCTCTTTGTCACGATGTCTGATGCTTTCTTGAAGCTGAAGGAGCAAGATTGGGCTCATGTAGAGACAACAATCACCACTTTTGCAGGGGAATGGGCGAAAGAGAGAACGGATATTCCACAAGCAAAAGAGGTGGACAACGCCATCGCGTACGTGCAGGCAGAGTTACAGAAAGAGACGAAGGACGATAAGGCAATTTATGCTGGTCTACAGCAGTTGTCCAAATCCTTAAGAACTTACGAAGAAACGATAGCCCCTCCAAAAAAAGAGGAAAATCAACAGAAGCTAAAAGATGTACTAGCTCAGCTGGAAAAATGGCAAAAAGATGTAAACCAACAAAGCCAACCAGAGATGCTTAAGGCCTATCAATCCTTGGATAGAAATTGGACGAGAGCCGAATTAATTGTTCGAAACAAAAGTATCATGGCATACGGTGATATTGAGAAACAAATGGCTTTTGTACGCATTGCGTTAAATGCCGAACCATTAGATTTGAAAAAGGTAGCTGAAAAAATGGATGGACTTCACCAGTCTATTCAAGCATTTTTAGATGGGAAAACAAGTGGAGAAGCCCCAGCAGAAGGGACATACTCTGTTCAGAGCTTGTTAGATTTGCTTTCGACCTCAATCTCTGCTATAGGGGCCAATGATAATGCTACTGCTATTGATACCCTAAATCAATTTTTAACGATTTGGCCACTGGTCGAAGGTGAGATTATGACGAGGGCACCTAGCTTATATGCAAAAGTAGAGAATGAAATTCCACTAGCTATCAGTGAACTTAGCTCTAAGGTTCCTAAGACTTCACAGGCAACTGATCGATTGGCTCAGCTACAGATTGATCTGGCTCCATATGTGTCAAGTGGCTCTTATCATATGTGGGATGCTGCGGTGATTTTATTACGTGAAGGATTTGAGGCTTTAATAATCGTGGCAGCCTTACTCTCCTTTTTGAAAAAAACAAACCACGCCCATCAACAAAAATGGATTTGGGCAGGTGTGGGTGTCGGAATTATATGTAGTGGTTTGTTGGCTGTTGGTATCCAGATATTCTTTTCACAAGCGACAGCAGGTGCTAGCCGTGAATATTTAGAAGGAGTTTTCGGAATTGCGGCTGTTGTAATGATGGTGCTGGTAGGGAACTGGTTACACAATAAATCCAACATTCAAAATTGGAATGTCTATCTTAAAGGTCAGGTAGAATCAGCAGTTGCTAAGGGCGGACTATGGGCCATGGCAACCGTTAGTTTTCTAGCGATCTTCCGTGAAGGCGCCGAAACAGTTATTTTCTATATCGGGTTGGCTCCATCCATTACGATGAAAGAATTGCTAGCGGGAATTGCCCTAGCGCTAGCTATCTTAGTGGTTGTTGGGTTTGTACTTATTCGTTACAGTGTAAAACTGCCGATTCGATTATTCTTTACGACGGCCACAGTTGTTATCTATGCGCTAGCTTTCAAGATTGTTGGAGTCAGTGTACATGCATTACAAATCACCAAATCCTTGCCTGTCCATCCAATAAGTCAGGTGCCGTTGTGGGAAGGAATTGGGTTATTTCCAACCATGGAAACAGTGCTGTCACAAGGTATTTTATTGATAATTGTGCTTGGGGTGTTTATTTGGACCCACAAACGAGCTAAAAAACCCGTGATTCCTGCATAA
- the licT gene encoding BglG family transcription antiterminator LicT gives MKIAKVINNNVISVYNDQKKELVIMGRGIAFQKRPGDTVEEEKIEKIFTLENKDISEKFKTLLYEIPMEYMEISEEIITYAKMSLGKKLNESIYVSLTDHIYFAIQRNRDGLDIKNALLWEIKRLYQDEFSVGQKAIKQINQKLGVTLPDDEAGFIALHIVNAELNEEMPTIVTITKVMQEILNIVKYHFNIEVDEESLHYYRFITHLKFFAQRLCKEAHMESSDDFLYEMVKSKYKEAYECTKKIKRYISKEYKHELTNEEVLYLTIHIHRVVNKK, from the coding sequence ATGAAAATAGCCAAGGTTATTAACAACAATGTGATCAGCGTATACAACGATCAAAAGAAAGAACTGGTTATAATGGGCAGAGGGATTGCCTTTCAGAAGCGACCAGGTGATACAGTTGAAGAAGAAAAGATCGAGAAAATTTTCACATTAGAAAATAAGGATATCTCCGAGAAGTTTAAAACGTTGCTTTATGAAATTCCGATGGAGTATATGGAAATCTCAGAAGAAATCATTACTTATGCAAAAATGAGCTTGGGCAAAAAGTTAAATGAAAGCATTTACGTTTCCCTTACTGATCATATTTATTTTGCTATTCAGCGAAACAGGGACGGATTAGATATTAAAAATGCATTGCTTTGGGAGATCAAAAGGTTGTATCAAGATGAATTTTCAGTTGGACAAAAGGCAATCAAACAGATCAATCAGAAATTGGGAGTTACATTGCCTGATGATGAGGCCGGGTTTATTGCTTTACACATTGTAAATGCTGAACTAAATGAAGAAATGCCAACGATTGTTACCATTACGAAGGTGATGCAGGAGATTTTAAATATCGTTAAATATCATTTCAATATCGAAGTGGACGAGGAATCGTTGCATTATTATCGGTTTATCACACATTTAAAGTTTTTTGCTCAACGCCTGTGCAAGGAAGCTCACATGGAGAGTAGCGATGATTTCTTATATGAGATGGTTAAGAGCAAGTATAAGGAAGCTTATGAGTGTACGAAGAAGATCAAGCGATACATTTCTAAGGAATATAAGCATGAGTTGACGAATGAGGAAGTGCTTTATCTAACAATCCACATTCATCGAGTGGTAAATAAAAAGTAA